Proteins encoded in a region of the Natator depressus isolate rNatDep1 chromosome 25, rNatDep2.hap1, whole genome shotgun sequence genome:
- the PLVAP gene encoding plasmalemma vesicle-associated protein, with protein sequence MDKNAYAMAKFGLESRDNLIPKRDCGFYMKYIFLFTSVIQFLIILGLVLFMIYGNAHAGTDVHLRHLEEQVQELYSKMMLLNAKNKNLTQQLNATSKEKLGCSQLMTATQKELEKCNGSLQACTSYQTQCQQIWNYAGYNKMMADECYRNANILNVTCYAEKLSLRETRDRLLREAQQQRENCSQVTEKLKQAASTASGERELCRQQSIDLRAQCSGLSQGHDLCCSLQEKMTRELQAVRQDIQAKVGTSQFYQPNSCSALTQLVASQLQRVEDKVQQEVQTLAQENGRLQGEKLRCEATLQVCGQQRAGESQQHQRQLQTLQAACDAEAKRSYQEKQMLTEEKGRLSQQLQEKNKLLAQAEATKAQLESCRKAKGSAFPGNPGLRNPGNPGTFGNPGAFGNPGTYGNPGTFGNPGTLGNPGTFGNTDRASLEEFRKRILEEAKLPNQFPPKPVPQPSG encoded by the exons ATGGACAAGAACGCCTATGCCATGGCCAAGTTCGGCCTGGAGTCCAGGGACAACCTGATCCCCAAGCGGGACTGTGGCTTCTACATGAAATACATCTTCCTCTTCACCTCGGTCATCCAGTTCCTCATCATCCTGGGGCTGGTTCTCTTCATGATCTATGGCAACGCCCATGCCGGCACCGACGTCCACCTGCGGCACCTGGAGGAGCAGGTCCAGGAGCTCTACAGCAAGATGATGCTGCTCAACGCCAAGAACAAAAACCTTACCCAGCAACTCAACGCCACCAGCAAGGAGAAGCTCGGCTGCTCCCAGCTGATGACGGCAACCCAGAAAGAGCTGGAGAAATGCAACGGCAGCCTGCAGGCCTGCACCTCATACCAG ACCCAGTGCCAACAAATCTGGAACTACGCCGGGTACAACAAGATGATGGCGGACGAGTGCTACAGGAATGCGAACATCCTAAACGTCACCTGCTACG CCGAGAAGCTGAGCCTGCGGGAGACCCGGGACCGGCTGTTGCGGGAGGCCCAGCAGCAGCGGGAGAACTGCTCGCAGGTGACGGAGAAGCTGAAGCAGGCGGCCAGCACGGCCAGCGGGGAGCGGGAGCTCTGCCGGCAGCAGAGCATCGACCTGCGGGCCCAGTGCAGCGGGCTGAGTCAGGGGCACGACCTttgctgcagcctgcaggagaaGATGACGAGAGAGCTCCAGGCCGTCCGGCAGGACATCCAGGCCAAAGTGGGGACCTCCCAGTTCTACCAGCCCAACAGCTGCTCCGCTCTGACCCAGCTGGTGGCCTCGCAGCTCCAGAGGGTGGAGGACAAGGTGCAGCAGGAGGTGCAGACCCTGGCACAGGAGAACGGGCGGCTGCAGGGCGAGAAGCTGCGCTGTGAGGCGACCCTGCAGGTGTGCGGGCAGCAGCGTGCCGGGGAGAGCCAGCAGCACCAGCGCCAGCTGCAGACCCTGCAGGCCGCCTGCGATGCCGAGGCCAAGCGGAGCTACCAGGAGAAGCAGATGCTGACGGAGGAGAAGGGGCGCCTgagccagcagctgcaggagaagaACAAGCTTCTTGCCCAGGCTGAGGCCACGaaggcccagctggagagctgcaggAAGGCAAAG GGCAGTGCTTTCCCAGGGAACCCAGGCCTGAGAAATCCTGGCAACCCCGGGACCTTCGGCAACCCCGGGGCCTTCGGGAACCCTGGCACATATGGGAATCCCGGCACCTTTGGAAACCCAGGGACACTGGGGAATCCCGGGACTTTCGGAAACACTG ACCGAGCCAGCCTGGAGGAATTCAGAAAGCGAATCCTGGAGGAGGCCAAGCTGCCCAACCAGTTCCCCCCAAAGCCCGTGCCGCAGCCCAG CGGCTAA
- the GTPBP3 gene encoding 5-taurinomethyluridine-[tRNA] synthase subunit GTPB3, mitochondrial has product MWPGTWRKLFAALNPVSGAALRAVKRLRCPAGKRDTIFALSSGRGKCGVAVVRTSGPASGAALRSLTGQQELPRPRAVALRRILDPSSAETLDRGLVIWFPGPHSFTGEDCSELHVHGGPAVVGGVLQALGRLPGLRPADPGEFTKRAFQNGKLGLTEVEGLGDLIHAETEAQRRQALRQMEGELGQLYQRWSEELTKALAHVEAFIDFSEDDNLEEGVLAQVDAAVQTLEEEVSGHLQDGRRGERLRGGVHVVIAGPTNAGKSSLLNLLCQRPAAIVSPVAGTTRDVVESALNIGGYPVVLSDTAGLRETQDVVEREGVSRARERLQRADVVLAVLAAVDVDPEPGRFADALRAVLPPGPPAQRAPCILVLNKADLLEEGRGGALLGACGQGALPPACLLSCKTGEGVDSLLSLLGTQLEQMCGDPLAGSPSLTQARHRLHLTSCLGSLGRYHGYKSLDLVLAAEELRLARRHLGKITGRVSAEEILDIVFRDFCVGK; this is encoded by the exons ATGTGGCCTGGCACGTGGAGGAAGCTATTTGCGGCGCTGAACCCCGTGTCCGGCGCTGCGctcag GGCTGTCAAGCGGCTCCGCTGCCCTGCGGGGAAGAGAGACACCATCTTCGCCTTGTCTTCGGGCCGTGGGAAATGCGGCGTGGCTGTGGTCCGGACCAGCGGCCCCGCCAGCGGGGCAGCCCTGCGGAGTCTAACTGGACAGCAGGAGCTACCCCGGCCTAGAGCCGTCGCCTTGCGGAGGATCCTTGACCCCAGCTCCGCGGAGACTCTGGACAGGGGCCTGGTCATCTGGTTCCCAG GGCCCCACAGTTTCACCGGGGAGGACTGCTCCGAGCTGCACGTCCACGGGGGGCCGGCAGTGGTGGGCGGCGTGCTCCAGGCCTTGG GGCGCCTGCCCGGCCTGCGCCCAGCTGACCCCGGCGAGTTCACCAAGCGAGCTTTCCAGAATGGCAAGCTGGGCCTGACTGAGGTGGAGGGCCTGGGGGACCTGATCCACGCCGAGACGGAGGCCCAGAGGAGGCAGGCGCTGCGGCAgatggagggggagctggggcagctgTACCAACGCTGGAGTGAGGAGCTCACCAAG GCTCTGGCCCATGTAGAAGCCTTTATCGACTTCAGCGAAGATGACAATCTAGAGGAGGGGGTGCTGGCTCAAG TGGATGCTGCTGTGCAGAcgctggaggaggaggtgagcgGACACCTGCAGGACGGGCGGCGCGGGGAGCGGCTGCGCGGAGGAGTTCACGTGGTGATCGCTGGCCCCACCAACGCTGGCAAGAGCAGCCTGCTTAACCTCCTGT GCCAGAGGCCTGCGGCCATCGTGTCCCCCGTTGCGGGAACGACACGGGACGTGGTGGAGTCAGCGCTGAACATTGGCGGTTACCCCGTGGTGCTGAGTGACACGGCTGGGCTGCGGGAGACCCAGGACGTCGTTGAGCGGGAGGGTGTGAGCCGAGCTCGGGAGAG GCTGCAGCGAgcggacgtggtgctggccgtgCTGGCCGCTGTGGACGTTGATCCGGAGCCCGGGCGCTTTGCTGATGCCCTGCGAGCCGTCCTGCCGCCCGGACCACCGGCCCAGCGGGCACCCTGCATCCTGGTCCTGAACAAGGCTGACCTGCTGGAGGAGGGGCGTGGGGGGGCCCTGCTGGGAGCCTGTGGGCAGGGGGCGCTGCCCCCCGCCTGCCTGCTCTCCTGCAAGACCGGAGAGGGCGTGGACAGCCTCCTGAGCCTGCTGGGGACACAGCTGGAGCAGAT GTGCGGCGACCCTCTGGCTGGCTCCCCGAGCCTCACGCAGGCACGGCACCGCCTCCACCTCACCAGCTGCCTTGGCTCGCTGGGCCGGTACCACGGCTACAAGTCCCTGGATCTGGTGCTGGCAGCCGAGGAGCTGCGACTGGCCCGCAGGCACCTGGGGAAGATCACGGGCCGAGTCAGCGCCGAGGAGATCCTGGATATTGTTTTCAGGGACTTCTGTGTTGGGAAGTGA